One Stigmatopora argus isolate UIUO_Sarg chromosome 20, RoL_Sarg_1.0, whole genome shotgun sequence genomic region harbors:
- the LOC144065934 gene encoding uncharacterized protein LOC144065934 codes for MRSHTGEKPLSCTVCGETFTHKRNLNIHARTHTGEKQFSCSVCGKRFKEKKTLKRHTRTHTGEKPFSCSVCGQRFTRKGNLNSHARTHTGDKPFSCSVCCKAFSHQARLNNHARIHTGEKPFSCSVCGKAFSRNQSLKIHIRTHTGEKPFSCSVCGQRFTQKGDLNSHARIHTGENTFSCSVCGQRFTQKGSLKKHTRTHTGEKPFSCSVCGQRFTQKGHLNSHARIHTGENLFSCSVCGKRFTEKGSLKKHTRTHTGEKPVSCSVCGKAFSHKQVLRIHTRTHTGEKPFSCSVCGKAFSQKECLITHTRTHTGEKPFSCSVCGKTFTSKRNLTIHARTHTG; via the coding sequence atgaggagccacactggggagaaacccttatcatgtacagtttgtggtgaaacatttacacacaagagaaacttaaatattcatgcaagaacacacactggtgaaaaacaattttcgtgttcagtttgtggtaaacgatttaaagagaagaaaaccttaaaaaggcacacaagaacccacactggtgaaaaaccattttcgtgttcagtttgtggtcaaagattcacacggaagggaaacttaaatagtcatgcaagaacacacacaggtgacaaaccattttcgtgttcagtttgctgtaaagccttttctcatcagGCACgcttaaataatcatgcaagaatccacactggtgaaaaaccattttcgtgttcagtttgcggtaaagccttttctcgaaatcaatccttaaaaatccacataagaacccacactggtgaaaaaccattttcgtgttcagtttgtggtcaaagattcacacagaagggagacttaaatagtcatgcaagaatacacacaggtgaaaatacattttcgtgttcagtttgtggtcaaagatttacacagaagggatccttaaaaaagcacacaagaacccacactggtgaaaaaccattttcgtgttcagtttgtggtcaaagattcacacagaagggacacttaaatagtcatgcaagaatacacacaggtgaaaatttattttcgtgttcagtttgtggtaaaagatttacagagaagggatccttaaaaaagcacacaagaacccacactggtgaaaaaccagtttcgtgttcagtttgtggtaaagccttttctcataagcaagttttacgaatacacacaagaacccacactggtgaaaaaccattttcgtgttcagtttgtggtaaagccttttctcaaaaggaaTGCTTAataacgcacacaagaacccacactggtgaaaaaccattttcgtgttcagtttgtggtaaaacatttacaagcaAGAGAAACTtaactattcatgcaagaacacacacaggttaa